A region from the Hippopotamus amphibius kiboko isolate mHipAmp2 chromosome 15, mHipAmp2.hap2, whole genome shotgun sequence genome encodes:
- the LOC130836225 gene encoding olfactory receptor 7G1-like, giving the protein MQPRNQINVSEFLLMRLTEDPELKTIFFNLFLAMYLVTVMGNLLIVLAVISDSHLHTPMYFFLSNLSFTDISLSTTMIPKILVNIQAQNPSITYTGCLTQICCVLILVCWESFLLGAMAYDRYVAICHPLRYTIIMNPHLCVMMVLLSLFISAANALLHTLMVLRLSFCKDLEISLFFCEVVEVIKLACSDTFINNILLYFAISVLGGIPLSGIIFSYTQIVSSVLRKSSVGGKYKAFSTCGSHLSVVSLFYGTGFGVYICSAIPDSSRKTSVASLMYTVITPMMNSFIYSLRNRDMKGALRKLMGRVPSLLRLCHFLALQCMTKPFHSLR; this is encoded by the coding sequence ATGCAACCCAGAAACCAAATAAATGTTTCAGAATTTCTTCTCATGAGACTGACAGAGGATCCAGAACTGAAGACCATCTTCTTCAATCTGTTCCTAGCCATGTACCTGGTCACCGTCATGGGAAACCTTCTCATTGTCCTGGCCGTCATCtctgactcccacctccacacacccatgtacttcttcctctccaatctgTCCTTTACTGACATCAGTTTAAGCACAACCATGATCCCAAAGATCCTGGTGAACATCCAAGCACAGAATCCGAGCATCACTTACACAGGCTGCCTCACTCAGATCTGCTGTGTCCTGATTTTGGTTTGTTGGGAAAGTTTTCTCCTTGGAGCCatggcctatgatcgctatgTGGCTATCTGTCACCCACTGAGATACACAATCATCATGAACCCCCACCTCTGTGTTATGATGGTTCTCCTCTCCTTGTTCATTAGCGCTGCTAATGCCCTGCTCCACACTCTGATGGTCTTGCGACTCTCCTTCTGCAAGGACCTGGAAATCTCCCTCTTCTTCTGTGAAGTTGTCGAGGTCATCAAGCTTGCCTGCTCTGATACCTTCATCAAtaatattcttctttattttgcaATTAGCGTATTAGGTGGCATTCCCCTTTCTGGAATCATTTTCTCTTATACTCAAATAGTCTCCTCTGTTTTGAGAAAGTCATCAGTGGGTGGAAAGTATAAAGCTTTTTCTACCTGTGGGTCTCACCTCTCAGTTGTTTCCTTGTTCTATGGGACAGGTTTTGGAGTGTATATTTGTTCTGCAATTCCTGACTCTTCCAGGAAGACTTCAGTGGCTTCATTGATGTACACTGTGATCACTCCCATGATGAACTCCTTCATCTATAGCCTGAGGAACAGAGACATGAAGGGAGCTTTGAGGAAACTCATGGGTAGGGTACCTTCTCTTCTGAGATTGTGTCATTTTCTAGCTCTGCAATGTATGACAAAACCTTTTCATTCTCTAAGGTAA
- the LOC130836909 gene encoding olfactory receptor 7G1-like: MEQRNKTRVSDFLLMEMTEDPELRSLLFSLFLFMYLVTVLGNLLIILAVSSDSQLHTPMYFFLSNLSINDICLSTTTIPKMLVNIQTQNQNITYTGCLTQICFVLVFASLESCLLAVMAYDRYVAICHPLKYTVIMNSRLCGLLILLPLFILIVDALLHSLMLLQLTFCTDPEIPLFFCEVVQVIKLACSDTLINNILIYLATSIFGGIPVCGIIFSYAQIVSSVLRMPSASGKYKAFSTCGSHLSVVSLFYGTGIGVNISSALTNSSRNTAVLSMMYTVVPQMMNPFIYSLRNRDMKAALRKLISV; encoded by the coding sequence AtggaacagagaaataaaacacgtgtttcagattttcttctcatGGAAATGACAGAGGATCCAGAGCTGCGGTCCCTCCTTTTCAGCCTGttccttttcatgtacctggtcACCGTCCTGGGAAACCTGCTTATCATTCTGGCTGTCAGCTCTGACTCCCaactccacacccccatgtacttctttctctctAATCTGTCTATTAACGACATCTGTTTAAGCACAACCACTATCCCAAAGATGCTAGTGAACATCCAAACACAGAATCAAAACATCACTTACACAGGTTGCCTTACACAGATCTGCTTTGTCCTGGTGTTTGCTAGTTTGGAAAGTTGTCTTCTGGCAgtaatggcctatgaccgctatgtggccatttgTCATCCACTGAAGTACACCGTCATCATGAACTCCCGCCTGTGTGGTCTGCTAATACTACTCCCCCTGTTCATTCTTATTGTGGATGCCCTCCTGCACAGTCTGATGCTGTTGCAGCTGACCTTCTGCACAGACCCGGAAATCCCCCTCTTCTTCTGTGAAGTTGTTCAGGTGATCAAGCTTGCATGTTCTGATACCCTCATCAATAATATCCTGATATATTTGGCAACTAGCATATTTGGTGGTATTCCTGTGTGTGGAATCATTTTCTCTTATGCTCAAATAGTGTCCTCTGTTTTGAGAATGCCATCAGCAAGTGGAAAGTATAAAGCTTTTTCCACTTGTGGGTCTCACCTCTCAGTTGTGTCCTTATTCTATGGGACAGGTATTGGAGTGAACATTAGTTCTGCTCTTACTAACTCTTCCAGAAACACTGCTGTGCTCTCCATGATGTACACTGTTGTCCCTCAAATGAtgaaccccttcatctatagCCTGAGAAACAGGGACATGAAAGCTGCCTTGAGAAAGCTCATCAGTGTCTAG